A window from Branchiostoma lanceolatum isolate klBraLanc5 chromosome 9, klBraLanc5.hap2, whole genome shotgun sequence encodes these proteins:
- the LOC136442709 gene encoding fibroblast growth factor receptor 4-like, which produces MLLCGNHDNVIGLKGICFRDGPLQLVLEYAEHGSLLHLLWTLRAESKLSRTVLVNKRHIFENMMVEVCCGLEHLTSLKLVHRDIAARNILICGKGTAKIADFGLARDMYAEGYHRQDRGTDLLPLKWMAPEGLKNEARFTHKSDV; this is translated from the exons atgttgttgtgtggtAACCATGACAACGTCATCGGGCTGAAAGGCATCTGTTTTAGAGACG GTCCGCTCCAACTGGTGCTGGAATATGCCGAACACGGGAGTCTCCTTCACCTGCTGTGGACGTTACGTGCGGAGTCCAAACTCAGCAGGACCGTTCTGGTCAACAAACGGCACATCTTCGAGAACATGATGGTGGAAGTGTGCTGCGGCCTGGAGCATTTGACCAGCTTGAAG CTGGTTCACCGAGACATCGCGGCCCGGAACATCCTGATCTGTGGGAAGGGAACCGCCAAGATCGCGGACTTCGGGCTGGCCCGGGACATGTACGCTGAGGGGTACCATCGGCAGGACAGG GGCACCGACCTCCtgccgctgaagtggatggcgcCGGAGGGTCTGAAGAACGAGGCTAGGTTCACCCACAAGAGCGACGTGTGA
- the LOC136441692 gene encoding tyrosine-protein kinase receptor Tie-1-like, with translation MAPEGLKNEARFTHKSDVWSFGVLLWEVAQLGRTPYPGMEGADRIYDALQNHFRLPRPQLCTEERYQLMLQCWKFNEKTRPDATTVRHQLEADPNGFFYFNVPVAAIEAHVTPV, from the exons atggcgcCGGAGGGTCTGAAGAACGAGGCTAGGTTCACCCACAAGAGCGACGT CTGGTCCTTCGGGGTTCTTTTGTGGGAAGTGGCGCAGCTAGGCCGCACGCCGTACCCTGGGATGGAGGGGGCAGACAGAATATATGATGCTCTGCAAAACCACTTCAGACTCCCCAGGCCCCAACTGTGTACAGAAGAAAG ATACCAGCTGATGCTGCAGTGCTGGAAGTTTAACGAGAAGACCCGGCCGGACGCCACGACTGTCAGACATCAACTGGAGGCAGATCCAAAT GGCTTCTTCTACTTCAACGTACCTGTGGCTGCGATAGAGGCACATGTAACTCCGGTATGA